A genomic stretch from Aedes albopictus strain Foshan chromosome 2, AalbF5, whole genome shotgun sequence includes:
- the LOC134288219 gene encoding uncharacterized protein LOC134288219, with product MRNDPIIGESVTRQISEYQAKGYIHKATREELDEADPRRTWYLPLGVVINPKKPSKIRIFCDAAAKVDGVSLNTMLLKGPDLLRTLLDVLFGFREKRIALCADLKEMFHQIRIHRDDRHAQRLLWREDATQEPEVYLMDVATFGATCSPCSAQYVKNVNAEQYSEAYPAAANAIIRKHYVDDYLDSVDDVEEAVKLALEVKYVHSQGWFHLRNWLSNSKEVLARVGESDPATKKCLQLDKNGSTERVLGMYWRPDEDVFTFSSTLATETKHPTKRQALRVVMSPFDPAGLLCFFLIHDKILIQDLWRAKTDWDQLIPEKLLEKWERWTYLFRYLDQIKIPRSYFPHHSAKDIVSLQLHVYVDASEEAYACVGYLRAVFPDEIKVALVGAKSKVAPLKAHSIPRLELMAAVIGVRLAKSILNGHSLIIEKVSYWSDSKTVLAWINSDHRNYRQFVACRVGEILSKSKAEDWRWVPTKKNVADDATKWGNGPHLSADSRWFRGEEELYLPEELWTTSTYSTNETTDEELRSCLIHRGAIIVQFVEWERYSNWKRLHRTVGHVHRYVRNLRRKVNKEQLHNGPLTQEELLKAEATIFRWIQTERYPDEATALDSVEGKQSNRQVRLEKSSTIRKLSPYLDEAGVIRSDSRIVAAAFASYDTRCPIVLPKDHRVTRMLVAWYHEKYLHANNETVVNEVRQRFHISQLRSLVRNVSKECTTCKVKKSTPAIPRMAPLPVARLQPYVRPFSYVGIDYFGPIAVKVNRSSAKRWVALFTCMTTRAVHLEVVHALSAESCKMAIRRFIARRGAPVEIRSDRGTNFVGSSNELKMEMSTIDRKLAETFTNANTNWVFNPPGAPHMVGAWERLVRSVKTALAAMDTPRTPNEESLATVLAEAESVVNSRPLTYIPLETAQQESLTPNHFLLMSSNGVAQTPKTLADPKQVSRNDWNLCRTLVDQFWRRWVREYLPTIARRTKWFDEVKPIQVDDLVLIVEEKIRNGWIRGRVAELIIGRDGRVRAAVVQTAGGMVHRPVSKLARLDVAASKAGPELPDQPYGSGSCYGSSHRSLITTPTSERPSEDCHSDN from the coding sequence ATGCGGAACGATCCCATCATCGGAGAGAGTGTGACAAGACAGATATCCGAGTATCAAGCAAAGGGATATATCCACAAAGCTACTCGGGAAGAACTCGATGAGGCGGATCCACGGCGTACGTGGTATTTGCCGTTAGGGGTTGTCATCAATCCGAAGAAACCGTCAAAAATTCGAATTTTCTGCGATGCGGCGGCAAAAGTGGACGGAGTCTCACTCAATACGATGCTGCTAAAAGGGCCAGATCTTCTGCGGACGTTGCTGGATGTTCTTTTCGGTTTCCGGGAGAAGCGCATAGCTCTGTGTGCAGATCTTAAGGAAATGTTCCACCAGATACGGATTCATCGTGATGATCGACATGCGCAACGTTTACTGTGGCGAGAGGACGCCACTCAGGaaccagaagtgtatttgatggatGTGGCCACGTTTGGAGCAACGTGTTCGCCATGTTCGGCGCAATACGTTAAAAATGTAAACGCCGAACAGTATTCAGAAGCATATCCGGCCGCAGCAAACGCTATAATTCGGAAGCATTATGTGGACGATTATTTGGACAGCGTTGACGACGTTGAAGAAGCTGTGAAATTGGCGCTAGAGGTCAAGTACGTCCATTCCCAAGGTTGGTTTCATTTACGGAACTGGCTGTCGAACTCCAAAGAGGTGCTAGCACGAGTCGGAGAAAGCGATCCAGCAACGAAGAAGTGTCTCCAGCTAGATAAAAACGGCTCAACAGAACGCGTACTTGGGATGTACTGGAGGCCTGATGAAGATGTCTTCACATTTTCGTCTACCTTGGCAACGGAAACAAAGCACCCGACCAAACGACAAGCCTTGCGAGTAGTTATGAGCCCGTTCGATCCAGCAGGGCTATTATGCTTCTTCCTGATTCATGACAAGATACTGATTCAGGACCTGTGGCGAGCAAAGACTGATTGGGATCAACTGATCCCGGAGAAATTACTTGAAAAGTGGGAACGGTGGACTTATTTGTTTCGCTATCTGGACCAGATTAAAATCCCGCGCAGCTATTTCCCGCATCATTCGGCGAAGGATATCGTATCGTTGCAGTTGCATGTCTACGTGGATGCCAGCGAAGAGGCGTACGCTTGCGTGGGGTATTTGCGTGCGGTGTTTCCTGACGAGATAAAGGTAGCTCTGGTAGGAGCAAAGTCGAAGGTAGCTCCGTTAAAAGCGCACTCGATTCCTCGTCTAGAGCTAATGGCTGCAGTCATCGGTGTACGTTTGGCAAAATCCATACTCAATGGTCACTCGCTGATAATTGAGAAAGTTTCCTACTGGAGTGATTCGAAGACAGTGTTGGCCTGGATTAACTCGGACCACCGCAACTATCGACAGTTCGTCGCTTGCAGAGTGGGTGAGATTTTATCCAAATCAAAAGCTGAGGATTGGCGATGGGTACCAACGAAGAAAAACGTGGCAGACGATGCGACCAAGTGGGGGAATGGCCCCCATCTGTCTGCGGATAGTCGTTGGTTTCGCGGGGAAGAAGAGCTGTATCTGCCAGAAGAACTTTGGACAACGAGCACGTATTCAACCAATGAGACAACCGACGAAGAACTTCGATCCTGCTTGATACATCGCGGAGCGATAATAGTCCAATTTGTGGAATGGGAGCGGTATTCCAACTGGAAGCGTTTGCATCGCACAGTAGGACACGTTCATCGCTACGTTCGAAATTTGCGGCGGAAGGTGAACAAAGAACAACTGCATAACGGTCCGCTTACGcaggaggagcttctgaaggccGAAGCAACCATTTTCCGTTGGATCCAGACTGAACGATATCCTGATGAAGCCACGGCTCTGGACAGCGTTGAAGGCAAGCAGTCAAATCGACAAGTGCGTCTGGAGAAGTCTAGCACGATTCGCAAGTTGTCGCCGTACCTGGACGAAGCCGGAGTCATTCGTTCAGATAGTAGGATCGTCGCAGCAGCATTTGCATCATATGACACGAGGTGTCCTATAGTCTTGCCCAAGGATCATCGGGTGACGCGGATGCTAGTCGCATGGTATCACGAAAAATATCTTCACGCAAATAACGAAACCGTAGTTAACGAGGTGAGGCAACGTTTCCACATCTCTCAACTGCGGTCACTTGTGCGCAACGTTTCTAAGGAGTGTACGACCTGCAAGGTGAAGAAGTCAACTCCAGCGATACCCCGAATGGCACCACTCCCTGTGGCCAGGTTACAGCCATACGTACGTCCCTTTTCATACGTGGGTATCGACTACTTTGGTCCCATTGCCGTCAAAGTGAACCGTAGTTCTGCCAAACGGTGGGTCGCACTGTTCACTTGTATGACTACCAGAGCAGTACACCTCGAGGTCGTTCACGCTCTTTCAGCAGAATCGTGTAAGATGGCGATCAGACGATTCATCGCACGCCGAGGAGCTCCAGTCGAGATCCGCAGCGATAGAGGAACGAATTTCGTGGGTTCGAGCAATGAACTGAAGATGGAGATGAGCACAATCGATCGTAAGCTAGCGGAAACATTCACTAACGCAAACACCAATTGGGTGTTTAACCCACCAGGAGCTCCCCATATGGTTGGAGCATGGGAGCGACTTGTGCGATCGGTGAAAACTGCGCTAGCCGCAATGGATACTCCACGAACACCAAATGAAGAGTCTTTAGCGACAGTGCTGGCCGAAGCTGAGAGTGTGGTGAACTCGAGGCCCCTTACTTATATTCCTCTGGAGACAGCTCAGCAGGAATCTCTAACACCAAACCATTTTTTACTGATGAGCTCAAATGGTGTAGCACAGACACCGAAAACATTGGCGGACCCGAAACAAGTAAGCAGGAATGATTGGAATCTATGCAGAACGTTGGTAGATCAGTTCTGGCGTCGGTGGGTGCGAGAATATCTACCGACAATCGCACGTCGGACGAAATGGTTCGACGAGGTGAAACCAATCCAGGTTGACGATTTAGTTCTAATAGTCGAGGAGAAAATACGTAACGGATGGATTCGAGGACGAGTAGCTGAACTCATCATTGGGCGTGATGGACGAGTCCGTGCTGCGGTCGTACAGACTGCTGGTGGTATGGTACACCGACCAGTGTCAAAGTTGGCGCGGTTGGATGTAGCAGCGAGTAAAGCTGGACCGGAGTTACCTGACCAGCCTTACGGGTCGGGGAGCTGTTACGGCAGTTCGCACCGATCCCTCATAACTACGCCAACGTCGGAGCGCCCCTCGGAAGATTGTCACAGTGACAACTGA